The proteins below come from a single Aegilops tauschii subsp. strangulata cultivar AL8/78 chromosome 6, Aet v6.0, whole genome shotgun sequence genomic window:
- the LOC109786544 gene encoding heat stress transcription factor A-5, with amino-acid sequence MEGSGAAGARGGGGGGPAPFLLKTYEMVDDPATDAVVSWSDASDTSFVVWNSPEFAARLLPAYFKHSNFSSFIRQLNTYGFRKIDPERWEFGNEYFVKGQKHLLKNIYRRKPIHSHSHQPGALPDNERSFFEDEIDRLAREKANLQAELWKSKQQESGTMFQIEALERRAVDMEQRQGKMIAFLQQASKNPHFVGKLVKMAEASSMFADALHKKRRLSGLDYAVEATETASFCDDHSATSRQEMGNLLNQHFSDKLKLGLCSAATESNLVTLSTQSSHEDNCSPHGRHPPGHDGMGTGGLPLVPQMMELSDTGTSICPSKSSFFTPAVNDEGLSPCHLSLTLASCSMDVDRGQASNADGGTTVDEGSDNPPEATATAFGGNQRASVDAGTAEALTAREDTRVAAEPAAPVKANDNFWEQFLTERPGDASSGPRDPSMDKGQTEGGEKDDREDTEQLKL; translated from the exons ATGGAAGGCTCAGGTGCGGCCGGCGCCCGCGGCGGTGGGGGCGGCGGGCCGGCGCCGTTCCTGCTCAAGACGTACGAGATGGTGGACGACCCGGCGACGGACGCGGTGGTGTCGTGGAGCGACGCGTCGGACACGAGCTTCGTGGTCTGGAACTCGCCCGAGTTCGCCGCGCGGCTGCTGCCTGCCTACTTCAAGCACAGCAATTTCTCCAGCTTCATCCGGCAGCTCAACACCTAC GGATTCCGTAAAATAGATCCAGAGCGATGGGAATTCGGTAACGAGTACTTTGTCAAGGGGCAGAAGCACCTGCTGAAGAACATCTACAGGCGGAAGCCTATCCACAGCCACAGCCATCAACCAGGTGCGCTGCCTGATAACGAGCGTTCATTCTTCGAAGATGAGATCGACCGGCTTGCACGAGAGAAAGCAAACCTACAGGCCGAGCTCTGGAAGTCCAAGCAGCAGGAGTCCGGAACCATGTTCCAGATTGAAGCCCTGGAGCGACGAGCTGTCGACATGGAGCAACGGCAAGGCAAGATGATCGCCTTCCTGCAGCAGGCCAGCAAGAACCCTCACTTTGTCGGTAAGCTTGTCAAGATGGCAGAGGCATCCTCGATGTTCGCAGACGCTTTGCACAAGAAGAGAAGGCTGTCTGGGTTAGACTACGCCGTTGAGGCCACGGAAACAGCTAGCTTCTGCGATGACCATAGCGCCACTTCCAGGCAAGAAATGGGCAACCTTCTGAACCAGCACTTCTCCGATAAGCTCAAGTTGGGGCTCTGCTCCGCGGCGACGGAGAGCAACCTCGTCACCCTGAGCACCCAAAGCTCGCACGAAGACAACTGTAGCCCGCATGGCAGGCATCCTCCAGGGCACGACGGAATGGGGACGGGAGGCCTTCCTCTGGTACCACAGATGATGGAGCTCTCCGATACCGGGACGTCCATCTGCCCCTCCAAGAGCTCGTTCTTCACACCGGCTGTAAACGATGAAGGGCTGTCGCCGTGCCATCTGAGCCTAACTCTAGCGTCGTGCTCGATGGATGTCGACAGAGGTCAAGCCTCCAATGCGGACGGGGGCACCACCGTCGACGAGGGAAGCGACAACCCACCGGAGGCCACCGCAACTGCCTTCGGCGGTAACCAGAGGGCATCAGTCGATGCCGGCACAGCGGAAGCGCTGACGGCACGAGAGGATACGCGAGTGGCCGCCGAGCCGGCAGCTCCTGTCAAGGCGAATGACAACTTCTGGGAACAGTTTTTGACGGAGAGGCCGGGAGACGCGAGCTCTGGCCCGAGGGATCCTTCCATGGACAAGGGGCAAACTGAAGGTGGGGAGAAGGATGACAGAGAAGACACGGAACAGCTGAAACTCTGA